The Peribacillus simplex genome contains a region encoding:
- a CDS encoding GntR family transcriptional regulator, which produces METNHYQYITEQIEHYSSKPLREAIFFVIKNAIIEGIFLPGDRLTEDDIAQQFNCSRTPVREALRKLEQENLLQVKPGIGMVISNVDIELLQQELEIRKMLENYSIQKACEGITEEELKKLEWATDKLQQAINSNDRIAASRANIEFHRLLYSYSRNTFLQKTTDSLWLSFRISFLSARNEDVTMVDKSWYEERNNEHLQLIQAIRDKDVEKAIKVNTIHIQKNYDYYLDYIKRVSE; this is translated from the coding sequence ATGGAAACCAATCACTATCAATATATTACAGAACAAATAGAACATTATTCTTCTAAGCCCTTAAGGGAAGCTATATTTTTTGTTATAAAAAATGCGATCATTGAAGGGATTTTTTTGCCTGGAGACCGTTTAACGGAAGATGATATCGCTCAACAATTCAATTGTAGCCGTACACCGGTTCGGGAAGCTTTGAGGAAATTGGAACAGGAAAATTTGCTTCAGGTGAAACCTGGTATAGGGATGGTCATATCCAATGTGGATATTGAACTTTTACAGCAGGAATTGGAAATCAGGAAAATGCTCGAAAACTATTCGATACAAAAAGCTTGTGAAGGAATTACGGAAGAGGAATTAAAAAAACTGGAATGGGCAACGGATAAACTGCAACAGGCAATTAATAGTAATGACCGAATAGCGGCAAGCCGTGCAAACATTGAATTTCACCGCTTATTATATTCCTACTCGAGAAATACCTTTCTCCAAAAGACTACGGATTCATTATGGCTTTCTTTTCGAATTTCCTTTTTATCGGCCCGTAATGAGGATGTTACAATGGTTGATAAATCTTGGTATGAGGAACGAAACAACGAGCACTTACAGCTAATCCAGGCCATTCGTGACAAAGATGTAGAAAAAGCAATAAAGGTCAATACGATCCATATCCAAAAAAACTATGATTATTACCTTGATTACATAAAACGTGTTTCCGAATAA
- a CDS encoding APC family permease, whose product MNHSNTPTLKRSLPLKYVVFFGLAFMAPTTLFSTYGVAVQSTDGMITTAYIVALIVMLFTAYSYAQMVKAFPNAGAAYTFTQKSLSPHIGFLVGWTIILDYMFSPMISALLLGIAMKAYFPLIPMYIWIILFIVTVTIINILGIKIAAKLNMGLLFLQFGTLALFTIFSIKGLLNGQGAGTLFSILPFIDSNINMQGFMSIIPILCFSFLGFDAVTTLSEETKNPRKSIPRAIYLVTIIGGLYYFIGSYFLQLVWPDYQSFKDPESAYMEIAMYIGGNFLISYMLAEGIMSSFSSAIASGTSASRILYAMGRERVLPAKIFGYLSPKYSTPVFNIIIIGGVALSALFLRLTTAVSLINFGALFAFTFVNLSVIAHYYFRKKQRSLMGTIRYLIIPLIGASLTGFFWIKLDIYSLILGGTWFAIGFVYLLNLTKMFKQPPPELAIEQA is encoded by the coding sequence ATGAATCATTCAAACACACCAACTCTTAAACGTTCACTTCCATTAAAATATGTTGTGTTTTTTGGCTTGGCCTTTATGGCTCCAACTACTTTGTTTTCAACATATGGAGTAGCTGTTCAAAGCACGGACGGGATGATTACAACTGCTTATATCGTTGCCTTAATCGTTATGTTATTTACGGCTTACAGCTATGCGCAAATGGTAAAAGCCTTTCCAAATGCCGGTGCTGCCTATACGTTTACCCAAAAATCCCTAAGTCCTCACATTGGTTTTCTCGTAGGTTGGACCATCATACTGGATTATATGTTCAGTCCAATGATTAGTGCCCTATTGTTAGGAATTGCAATGAAGGCCTATTTCCCTTTGATTCCTATGTATATTTGGATTATTCTCTTTATCGTCACGGTTACGATTATAAATATTCTTGGTATTAAGATAGCTGCTAAACTTAATATGGGGCTTCTATTCTTGCAATTCGGAACACTTGCGTTGTTCACCATTTTTTCAATAAAGGGTCTTTTAAATGGTCAAGGAGCAGGTACCCTTTTTTCGATACTACCGTTTATCGATTCAAATATAAATATGCAGGGCTTCATGTCCATTATCCCTATTTTATGTTTTTCCTTTTTAGGATTCGATGCAGTGACAACTCTTTCTGAAGAAACGAAAAATCCTCGAAAATCCATACCTAGGGCTATTTATCTTGTAACGATCATTGGTGGATTATATTATTTTATCGGTTCTTACTTTTTACAGCTTGTCTGGCCAGACTACCAATCATTTAAAGACCCGGAATCTGCCTATATGGAAATTGCAATGTATATCGGGGGTAACTTTTTGATTAGTTATATGCTTGCTGAAGGAATCATGTCAAGTTTTTCATCAGCTATTGCGTCAGGAACAAGTGCTTCACGTATTTTATATGCGATGGGACGTGAACGTGTACTTCCTGCCAAAATATTCGGATATCTTTCTCCTAAATATAGTACACCTGTCTTCAACATTATAATTATAGGAGGCGTTGCTTTAAGCGCACTATTCTTAAGGCTTACGACTGCCGTATCACTTATAAATTTTGGTGCATTATTCGCTTTTACTTTCGTTAATCTTTCTGTTATCGCTCACTATTATTTCCGAAAAAAACAGCGTTCCTTAATGGGGACAATTCGTTACCTTATCATTCCGTTAATTGGTGCTTCTTTGACAGGTTTCTTTTGGATAAAGTTAGATATCTATTCGTTAATACTAGGAGGAACTTGGTTTGCGATCGGATTTGTGTACCTTCTAAACCTCACGAAAATGTTTAAACAACCGCCTCCTGAGCTTGCCATTGAACAAGCTTAA
- a CDS encoding amidohydrolase: MNQQLADIIISSKAVFTGLSDQPEPASIAITDNKIIAIGSEDEIKPYSGANTKIYQFNDQLIIPGFHDFHLHMMDGAVSMNSANLFSARSEEEALEMIRKFAASRSEDPWIIGASWDAGYWDTQQLPNRHSLDRILPDRPVLMFHAEGHYVWVNSKALEIANITRHTENPSYGIIGKDETGEPNGLLYEKAMDAVILHAYDFTKEQKRDLFTNFLAHAASLGVTSVHDLFAIEALEMLNDYDVFKEFEDNGELTARIHLWPALNDNLERVKQLRDTYQSDKLRVSGLKQFIDGVITARTAYLLEPYADQPKTRGESSFPPETIKKWVVDADKEGFSIRFHAIGDGAVRLALDAYEEAQKTHGKRDSRHSVEHIEVIHPDDVHRFKELGVTASMQPDHFAMSERGVYTERIGNEREKHVFSINTLKEAGARLAFGTDFPIDILNPLLQIYRAVTRIDSSGKTVWHPHERITLAEALKAYTAGPAYGAFREQELGTLEVDKLADIIVLKRNLFEVHVEEIPDTKVQLTIMDGKVVYDRTTALIEK; encoded by the coding sequence ATGAATCAACAACTAGCTGATATAATTATTTCAAGTAAGGCTGTATTTACAGGTCTTTCTGATCAACCGGAGCCCGCGTCAATTGCGATTACGGACAACAAAATCATTGCGATTGGTTCTGAGGATGAGATTAAACCTTATTCAGGCGCGAATACGAAAATCTATCAATTTAATGACCAATTAATTATTCCGGGTTTTCATGATTTCCATCTTCACATGATGGATGGAGCCGTTTCGATGAATAGTGCCAATTTATTTTCAGCACGTTCAGAAGAAGAAGCGTTGGAAATGATTCGTAAATTTGCCGCATCTCGCTCGGAAGATCCATGGATAATCGGCGCTTCATGGGATGCAGGATATTGGGATACGCAGCAATTACCGAATCGGCATTCATTGGATCGTATTCTCCCTGATCGTCCGGTGCTTATGTTTCACGCCGAAGGTCATTACGTATGGGTAAATTCAAAGGCACTTGAAATCGCTAATATTACCCGTCATACCGAAAACCCTTCGTATGGAATTATCGGAAAAGACGAAACTGGAGAACCTAATGGTCTTTTATACGAAAAAGCAATGGACGCGGTTATCCTTCATGCCTATGATTTTACAAAAGAACAAAAGAGAGATCTTTTCACGAATTTCCTCGCTCATGCGGCTAGTTTAGGAGTAACTTCCGTCCACGACTTATTCGCGATTGAAGCATTGGAAATGCTTAATGATTATGATGTTTTCAAGGAATTTGAAGACAATGGAGAATTAACAGCCCGTATTCATTTATGGCCAGCTTTAAATGACAATCTTGAACGTGTCAAACAATTAAGGGATACGTATCAATCGGATAAACTTCGTGTGTCAGGACTTAAACAATTCATCGATGGCGTCATTACGGCCCGTACCGCTTACTTACTTGAACCTTATGCTGATCAACCGAAAACTCGCGGTGAATCTTCGTTCCCTCCTGAAACGATCAAAAAATGGGTCGTTGATGCAGATAAAGAAGGCTTTAGCATCCGTTTTCATGCCATTGGCGACGGAGCGGTCCGCCTTGCTTTAGATGCCTATGAGGAAGCCCAAAAAACACACGGTAAACGAGATTCACGTCATTCTGTTGAGCACATTGAAGTGATCCACCCGGATGATGTTCATCGTTTCAAAGAGCTAGGCGTTACTGCCTCAATGCAGCCGGATCACTTTGCGATGTCCGAAAGAGGTGTTTACACCGAGCGAATTGGTAATGAACGGGAAAAACATGTTTTCTCGATTAATACATTGAAAGAAGCGGGAGCGAGATTGGCATTTGGAACGGACTTCCCGATTGATATCCTTAATCCGCTCCTACAAATCTATCGTGCTGTAACGAGAATCGATAGCAGCGGAAAAACGGTATGGCATCCACATGAGCGCATAACACTTGCCGAAGCATTGAAAGCTTATACGGCTGGACCCGCTTACGGTGCATTTAGAGAGCAGGAATTAGGGACATTGGAAGTAGATAAGCTTGCAGACATCATAGTATTAAAACGAAATCTCTTTGAAGTACACGTGGAAGAAATACCAGATACAAAGGTACAGTTAACGATCATGGATGGAAAAGTAGTTTATGATCGTACGACGGCTTTAATCGAAAAGTAA
- a CDS encoding MFS transporter → MNNLNPQLHDPSGKMTNTRWFFTAFPLLVLFTVSMMDKANINILLANKPFLTDLGIDGNLVKGTLSSIFLVTYAFGQLAWGFIVDKIGALRSGFIGIALWAFAMVLGGMADSISAILWSRAILGIGEGVLYPMALKLTSSWFPQNEQAKAQTTWYNGNAIGPVLGLPLIAIIASTYGWRESYFILAALSVVCLILFLIMTRDNPAKHYAVNSMELNYIQSNQKVGGIPTASKDNVKAVLASPMFWILTIVYSCISIAYYGISTFLPSYLTEEKGIAFVNSAVINAGGFALAIVVQVVAGFLSDRFMKRAIFVGGASGLIIIFMLFSLFTANSTVAAVLSILLIGLLFMPAALTMTMLHRVASPGVMGSISGVFGCVSYLIAALGPMVVGLFSQMSGSYNGGFIALLCFVALSLFLSVFLVRKGY, encoded by the coding sequence TTGAATAATTTAAATCCACAACTGCATGATCCATCGGGCAAAATGACGAATACCCGTTGGTTCTTCACGGCTTTTCCTTTGCTCGTTCTTTTCACTGTTTCCATGATGGATAAGGCAAATATTAATATTTTGCTTGCCAACAAGCCTTTTCTAACTGATTTGGGCATTGATGGTAATTTAGTGAAAGGAACACTTAGCAGCATATTTTTAGTGACTTATGCTTTTGGTCAATTGGCTTGGGGCTTCATCGTTGATAAGATAGGTGCACTGCGCAGCGGTTTCATCGGCATCGCTCTGTGGGCATTTGCGATGGTTTTAGGTGGAATGGCCGATTCCATCAGTGCGATTTTATGGTCCAGGGCCATATTGGGAATCGGTGAAGGAGTCCTGTATCCAATGGCATTGAAATTGACCTCAAGCTGGTTCCCGCAGAATGAGCAAGCAAAGGCACAGACAACTTGGTATAACGGAAATGCGATAGGACCGGTTCTTGGGCTTCCGCTAATAGCAATCATAGCCTCCACATACGGCTGGCGGGAAAGCTACTTCATCCTTGCGGCATTATCTGTCGTTTGTTTGATTTTATTCTTGATCATGACAAGAGATAATCCGGCTAAGCATTATGCGGTTAATTCAATGGAATTAAACTATATTCAAAGTAATCAAAAAGTGGGGGGAATTCCAACAGCAAGTAAAGATAACGTTAAAGCGGTTCTTGCGAGTCCGATGTTCTGGATATTAACGATTGTTTATTCTTGCATTTCCATTGCCTATTATGGGATTTCGACCTTTTTACCAAGTTATTTGACAGAAGAAAAAGGGATTGCTTTTGTAAATTCCGCTGTAATAAATGCCGGTGGATTCGCATTAGCGATTGTTGTACAAGTGGTGGCTGGGTTTCTTTCCGATCGATTCATGAAGAGGGCGATTTTTGTAGGCGGTGCAAGTGGGCTTATCATCATTTTCATGCTTTTCTCCCTTTTCACTGCTAACAGCACAGTTGCTGCCGTCTTGAGCATTTTATTGATTGGTCTTTTGTTTATGCCAGCTGCGCTTACCATGACCATGCTTCACCGTGTCGCATCACCCGGGGTAATGGGGAGCATCAGTGGGGTTTTCGGCTGTGTATCTTATTTAATTGCAGCTCTTGGACCCATGGTTGTCGGTTTATTCAGTCAAATGAGCGGTTCATATAATGGCGGGTTTATTGCCCTTTTATGTTTTGTTGCCCTCTCCCTTTTCTTAAGTGTTTTCTTAGTCAGAAAAGGATATTAG
- a CDS encoding nucleotidyltransferase family protein yields the protein MPEIGAIILAAGMSIRMGEPKLLLHLRGQPLFRHAIDSILGSTMQPIHLVAGKYIEEIRQHSEDYPELKIIHNPNYADGMSTSLKLGVQSIKEHVDAVMIFLADQPLISRDIIQSLIDKYIECKDEGVRIVRPKYKGEVGHPILVDAVLLNEFHSINGDQGGKSIIKKYDAVTETVSFDNSMWGFDIDTPEDFQKVKLHLDS from the coding sequence ATGCCTGAAATAGGAGCGATCATACTTGCGGCAGGCATGTCGATCCGAATGGGTGAACCAAAACTGTTACTTCATTTGCGGGGCCAACCTCTATTTCGTCATGCCATTGATTCAATCCTTGGAAGCACCATGCAGCCCATCCATTTGGTTGCCGGAAAATATATAGAAGAAATCCGTCAACATAGTGAAGACTATCCAGAATTGAAGATTATTCATAATCCGAATTATGCAGATGGAATGTCCACATCTCTAAAACTTGGAGTTCAATCCATCAAAGAACATGTGGATGCAGTCATGATCTTCCTTGCGGATCAGCCCCTTATTTCCCGTGACATCATACAATCTTTAATAGATAAATATATCGAGTGTAAAGATGAAGGAGTGCGGATCGTTCGACCAAAATATAAAGGGGAGGTAGGGCATCCGATACTAGTGGATGCAGTATTACTCAATGAATTCCATTCAATAAATGGTGATCAAGGTGGTAAAAGCATCATCAAAAAATATGATGCGGTGACAGAGACCGTTTCTTTTGACAATTCGATGTGGGGATTTGACATTGACACGCCTGAAGATTTCCAAAAAGTGAAATTGCATTTGGATTCATGA
- a CDS encoding APC family permease translates to MENTNSPTLKRTLTLKHVVFFGLAFMAPKTFFSTYGVAVNSTNGMMPTAYAIALVVMLFTAYSYAQLVKAFPNSGAAYTFTQKSISPHIGFIVGWTLIIDYIFSPMISSLIVGISLKAYFPSIPMFVWIIIFIMNITVVNILGIKLAAKLSTYMLFFQFLLFGLFFILSIIGLLAGKGTGTLFSTVPFYDSEVSVPTLLSVIPILCFSFLGFDAVTTLSEETKDPTRTLPKAIYFITIIGGFLFITGSYFAQLIFPDFHSFNNPESAYLEIAMYIGGNIFVSFFVAVGLTSTTASAVASGTSASRILYAMGRENVLPKKFFGYLSPKYRTPVFNILLIGAVALSALFLDLTTAVSLISFGALFAFFFVNLSVVSYYFFQKKQRSFKGTIQYLIIPLIGAALIGLFFIQLDKHSLLLGGIWLLIGFIYLLNLTKMFRQPPPELSFEEA, encoded by the coding sequence ATGGAAAATACGAATTCACCAACTCTCAAACGTACTCTTACTTTAAAGCATGTCGTCTTTTTCGGATTGGCTTTCATGGCTCCAAAAACGTTTTTCTCAACATATGGGGTAGCTGTAAACAGCACTAACGGGATGATGCCAACGGCTTATGCTATTGCTTTAGTTGTCATGTTATTTACAGCTTATAGCTATGCCCAATTAGTGAAAGCGTTTCCAAATTCAGGAGCAGCCTATACGTTTACGCAAAAATCAATAAGTCCACATATTGGGTTTATCGTTGGTTGGACACTCATCATTGATTATATATTTAGCCCGATGATCAGCTCCCTAATCGTAGGAATTTCATTGAAAGCTTATTTTCCATCCATTCCAATGTTTGTTTGGATCATTATATTTATTATGAATATTACTGTTGTCAACATCCTTGGCATTAAATTAGCAGCGAAACTTAGTACGTATATGCTTTTCTTTCAATTTTTATTGTTTGGCCTATTTTTTATTTTGTCCATTATAGGGCTTCTTGCAGGAAAAGGAACAGGGACATTATTTTCAACCGTTCCCTTTTATGATTCTGAAGTTAGCGTACCTACTCTACTATCTGTTATCCCTATTCTATGTTTTAGCTTTTTAGGCTTCGATGCAGTAACTACATTGTCAGAAGAGACTAAGGATCCTACGAGAACGTTGCCAAAAGCGATCTATTTCATAACGATAATTGGCGGATTTTTATTTATCACAGGTTCTTATTTTGCACAACTGATTTTTCCGGATTTTCATTCTTTCAATAACCCTGAATCCGCCTATTTAGAGATCGCGATGTATATCGGCGGAAACATTTTTGTGAGCTTCTTTGTAGCAGTGGGGCTAACATCCACCACTGCTTCGGCCGTTGCTTCGGGAACGAGCGCCTCTCGTATTTTGTATGCAATGGGAAGGGAAAATGTATTGCCGAAAAAATTCTTCGGCTATCTATCCCCAAAATACCGGACACCGGTGTTCAATATTTTACTCATTGGTGCGGTTGCGTTAAGTGCTCTTTTCTTAGATCTAACGACAGCGGTATCGCTTATTAGTTTTGGAGCGTTATTTGCCTTTTTCTTTGTGAATCTTTCGGTTGTTTCTTACTATTTTTTTCAAAAGAAACAGAGGTCTTTTAAAGGAACGATTCAATATTTGATTATCCCGCTTATTGGTGCAGCACTGATTGGATTATTTTTTATACAATTAGATAAACATTCACTACTACTAGGTGGAATTTGGCTACTTATCGGATTTATTTATCTATTAAACTTAACGAAAATGTTTAGACAACCGCCTCCTGAGCTCTCCTTTGAGGAAGCTTGA
- a CDS encoding amidohydrolase: MSQQLADLIISSNTVFTSLSDQPEPASIAIKDNKIVAIGSDEEIKHCAGEHTKIYQFKDRLIMPGFHDFHLHIMNGAVALNSVNLFAARSEDDALDMIHEFAEAKPENQWVIGFTWDEGFWDAQQLPTRHSLDRILSKRPALMFHAEGHYAWVNTKALEIANITRHSENPSYGIIGRDESGEPNGILYEKAMDGVVRHAFNFSNAHKNEIFSNFLAHTASLGVTAAHDLHGLKNIESLDVFKEFEDKGNLTTRIHLWPALNGNLEHSKQLREKYQSDKLRVSGLKQFIDGVITARTAYLLEPYADQPETRGETSFPPETIKKWVVDADKEGFSIRFHAIGDGAIRLALDAYEEAQRANDRRDSRHAVEHIEVIHPDDILRFKELGVTASMQPDHLAMSERGVYTERIGTERETHVFPINTLQKSGANLAFGTDFPIDNLNPLLQIYRAVTRFDSSGNTIWHPHERITLAEALKAYTAGPAYGAFREQELGTLEVDKLADIVVLERNLFEVPVEEIPDTKVLLTIMDGKVVYDNLGQ, encoded by the coding sequence ATGAGTCAACAACTAGCTGACTTAATTATTTCAAGCAATACTGTATTTACAAGTCTTTCCGACCAACCTGAACCCGCTTCCATCGCGATTAAGGACAACAAAATTGTTGCGATTGGTTCTGATGAAGAAATTAAACACTGCGCAGGTGAGCACACGAAAATCTATCAGTTTAAAGACCGATTAATAATGCCGGGATTCCATGATTTCCATCTTCATATTATGAATGGTGCCGTTGCCCTCAATAGTGTCAATCTGTTCGCAGCTCGTTCAGAAGATGATGCGCTGGATATGATTCACGAATTCGCCGAAGCAAAACCAGAAAATCAATGGGTAATCGGATTTACATGGGATGAAGGCTTTTGGGATGCACAGCAACTACCGACTCGCCATTCATTGGATCGCATTCTCTCTAAACGGCCAGCACTCATGTTTCATGCTGAAGGCCATTATGCATGGGTGAATACGAAAGCATTGGAGATTGCAAATATCACTCGTCATTCGGAAAATCCTTCTTATGGCATTATAGGAAGAGATGAAAGTGGAGAACCCAATGGTATTTTATATGAAAAAGCAATGGATGGGGTTGTCCGTCATGCATTTAATTTTTCAAATGCACACAAGAATGAAATCTTCTCTAATTTCTTGGCACACACAGCAAGCTTAGGGGTAACCGCTGCCCATGATTTACATGGTTTAAAAAATATAGAATCTCTTGATGTTTTCAAAGAATTTGAAGACAAAGGTAATTTAACAACCCGTATTCATTTATGGCCTGCTTTAAATGGCAATCTTGAGCACTCCAAACAATTGCGAGAGAAGTATCAATCGGATAAACTCCGTGTGTCAGGACTGAAACAATTCATCGATGGCGTCATTACCGCTCGGACAGCTTATTTACTCGAGCCTTATGCGGATCAACCAGAAACACGCGGTGAGACATCTTTCCCGCCTGAAACGATCAAAAAATGGGTCGTTGATGCAGATAAAGAGGGCTTCAGCATTCGTTTTCATGCGATTGGAGATGGAGCAATTCGACTAGCTTTAGATGCCTATGAGGAAGCGCAAAGGGCAAATGATAGACGAGATTCACGACATGCCGTCGAACACATTGAAGTGATTCATCCAGATGATATTCTTCGTTTCAAAGAGCTTGGTGTAACTGCTTCGATGCAGCCAGATCACTTAGCGATGTCAGAAAGAGGTGTTTACACTGAGCGAATAGGTACTGAACGGGAAACACATGTTTTTCCGATAAATACATTGCAAAAATCCGGAGCGAATTTGGCATTTGGAACGGACTTCCCGATTGATAACCTTAATCCGCTTCTACAAATCTATCGTGCAGTAACGAGATTCGATAGCAGCGGAAATACGATATGGCATCCACATGAGCGCATAACACTTGCCGAAGCATTGAAAGCTTATACGGCCGGACCTGCTTACGGTGCATTTAGAGAGCAGGAATTAGGGACATTGGAAGTAGATAAGCTTGCAGATATTGTAGTCTTGGAACGAAATCTCTTTGAAGTCCCTGTGGAAGAAATACCAGATACAAAGGTACTGTTAACGATTATGGATGGAAAAGTAGTTTATGATAACCTGGGGCAATAA
- a CDS encoding XdhC family protein produces MSRLQELKDVLENISFAWERHEKAAMVMQIGVKGSAYRLPGAKMMMASDGRMFGTISGGCLESDLYGWAEKALETNTCVTHQYDLSENEIWGLGIGCKGKLDIFILPIEPDDEFWMMTNQIVQKGQKFTMILDVSSGKGLIVDKYGNLIGNHGSVPSEVVEKARMVMDTQTRAELVNLEGKRYLIDAIKPSEQLIIAGAGMDAVPVVELAAKAGFSVTVLDSRKNFNNDRLFPLASNLQKCPDEIEPSEFTGSWWVVMNHSQSLDEKTLQVALKSDPRYIGVLGPISRTTEMLNTIGEGFNSGPIHSPIGLDIGAETMEEVALSIVSELMSIRNGRFPAPLHGKVKIHA; encoded by the coding sequence ATGTCAAGGTTACAAGAATTAAAAGACGTGTTGGAAAATATAAGTTTCGCATGGGAGCGGCACGAAAAAGCAGCAATGGTCATGCAGATAGGTGTCAAGGGTTCCGCATATAGACTTCCAGGTGCAAAAATGATGATGGCATCGGACGGCCGTATGTTTGGCACGATAAGTGGCGGATGTCTGGAAAGCGATTTATATGGCTGGGCGGAAAAAGCTTTGGAAACTAACACTTGCGTTACACACCAATATGACTTGAGCGAGAATGAAATTTGGGGGTTGGGAATAGGTTGCAAAGGTAAATTGGATATATTTATCCTCCCTATTGAGCCAGATGACGAATTCTGGATGATGACAAATCAGATTGTCCAGAAAGGTCAGAAATTCACCATGATATTGGATGTATCCTCCGGTAAAGGTTTAATCGTCGATAAATATGGTAACCTCATTGGAAATCATGGAAGTGTGCCATCTGAAGTCGTTGAAAAAGCAAGGATGGTAATGGATACACAAACTCGGGCAGAATTGGTGAATCTGGAGGGGAAACGATATCTAATCGATGCTATTAAGCCCAGTGAACAATTGATTATTGCCGGTGCTGGCATGGATGCTGTTCCAGTTGTCGAATTGGCAGCAAAAGCTGGGTTTTCCGTAACGGTTTTGGATTCACGGAAGAATTTCAATAATGATCGCTTGTTTCCATTGGCTTCTAATTTGCAAAAATGCCCTGATGAAATAGAACCTTCTGAATTTACTGGATCATGGTGGGTAGTCATGAATCATAGCCAGTCATTAGATGAGAAAACCCTACAAGTGGCTTTGAAAAGTGACCCACGATATATTGGGGTGCTTGGCCCAATCTCCCGTACAACGGAAATGCTTAATACAATTGGAGAAGGCTTCAACAGCGGTCCAATCCACTCACCAATTGGTTTGGATATCGGTGCTGAAACGATGGAAGAAGTTGCACTAAGTATTGTGTCGGAATTGATGTCTATTAGAAATGGAAGATTTCCTGCACCTTTGCATGGTAAAGTGAAGATTCATGCCTGA
- a CDS encoding D-cysteine desulfhydrase, producing MNLAQFPRKRYTPTYTPIERLDHFSEVLGGPSIYIKRDDMLGLTAGGNKTRKLEFLVADALEKGADTLITCGGIQSNHCRLTLAAAVKEKMKCILVLEEGLENAEPDFNGNYFLYHLLGAEQIKVVPNGADLMQEMQKIAKGVKETGHSPYIIPVGGSNVIGATGYVACAQEILAQSFDQGIDLKAVVCVSGSGGMHAGLAAGFHGNQSGISVIGINVSRGKAEQEEKVYQLVNETLAHIDIPNSIPREAVTCFDEYVGPGYALPTPEMVEAVKLMARTEGILLDPVYTGKAAAGLIDLIQKGTFKPEDNILFVHSGGASSLYANTFLFN from the coding sequence ATGAATTTAGCACAATTTCCTAGAAAGCGATATACACCGACATATACACCGATTGAAAGATTAGATCATTTTTCTGAAGTTCTTGGGGGCCCATCCATTTATATTAAACGAGATGATATGCTTGGTTTGACTGCTGGGGGAAATAAAACAAGGAAACTGGAATTCCTTGTTGCAGATGCATTGGAAAAAGGCGCGGATACGTTGATTACATGTGGAGGCATTCAATCCAATCATTGCCGCTTGACACTAGCTGCCGCCGTTAAAGAGAAAATGAAGTGCATTCTTGTGTTGGAAGAAGGTCTTGAAAATGCTGAACCAGATTTTAACGGTAACTATTTTCTCTATCATTTATTGGGCGCTGAACAAATAAAAGTAGTGCCTAATGGAGCGGACTTAATGCAGGAAATGCAGAAAATAGCTAAAGGGGTAAAAGAGACTGGACATAGCCCGTACATCATTCCGGTTGGGGGATCCAATGTCATTGGTGCAACGGGATATGTTGCATGTGCACAGGAGATCTTGGCACAGTCCTTCGACCAAGGGATTGATTTGAAAGCAGTTGTTTGTGTAAGCGGAAGCGGAGGAATGCATGCTGGTTTGGCGGCCGGATTTCATGGAAACCAAAGTGGAATATCGGTAATCGGAATAAATGTAAGCAGAGGAAAAGCTGAACAAGAAGAGAAAGTTTATCAGCTAGTTAACGAAACTTTAGCACACATCGACATTCCAAATTCAATTCCTCGTGAGGCTGTTACGTGCTTCGATGAGTATGTCGGTCCGGGTTATGCTTTGCCTACACCTGAAATGGTGGAAGCGGTCAAGCTAATGGCAAGAACGGAAGGGATTTTGCTGGATCCGGTATATACGGGTAAAGCGGCAGCGGGACTCATCGATTTAATACAAAAAGGCACCTTTAAGCCTGAGGATAACATTCTATTTGTTCACTCTGGCGGTGCTTCATCGCTATACGCGAATACATTTCTCTTTAATTGA